One genomic region from Nocardia vinacea encodes:
- a CDS encoding helix-turn-helix transcriptional regulator produces the protein MTELHSIQGGRDDRPRHTEEPLWREVLGERLRTLRQEQRETLVETAGRAGISPQYLSEVERGRKEPSSEMIAALAGALGTTLFGLTEQVADELRAQRRLAFARQAAPQASAVPNLMALAA, from the coding sequence ATGACCGAGCTGCACTCGATCCAGGGCGGACGCGACGACCGACCTCGACACACCGAGGAACCGCTGTGGCGCGAGGTACTCGGCGAACGGCTGCGCACGCTGCGGCAGGAGCAACGCGAGACCCTCGTCGAAACCGCCGGTCGCGCGGGCATATCGCCGCAGTATCTGTCCGAGGTGGAGCGCGGCCGTAAAGAACCGTCGAGCGAGATGATCGCGGCGCTGGCCGGTGCGCTCGGCACCACCCTGTTCGGCCTCACCGAGCAGGTGGCCGACGAATTGCGCGCTCAACGTCGGCTCGCCTTCGCCCGGCAGGCCGCGCCGCAAGCAAGCGCTGTCCCCAACCTCATGGCACTCGCCGCCTGA
- a CDS encoding 3-hydroxyacyl-CoA dehydrogenase: MAIRKVTVLGTGVLGSQIAFQTAFHGFDVTAYDISDEAIAGARDRFAKLAATYRIEVPGGDSKAEKTEAGIVLTTDLAAAVQDADLVIEAVPEVLTIKEQTYRQLGELAPAKTIFATNSSTLLPSDIKDYTGRPDKFLALHFANLVWRYNTAEVMGTPETDPQVFRAVVEFAVGIGMEPIELHKEKAGYVLNSLLVPLLNAAMALGAGGFAEPEAVDKTWRIGTGAPVGPFQMLDVIGLTTPYNILVNSAEGQELATWLKTNYIDKGKLGIATGEGFYKYSE, encoded by the coding sequence ATGGCCATCCGCAAGGTGACCGTCCTCGGAACTGGGGTACTGGGATCGCAGATCGCATTCCAGACCGCATTCCACGGATTCGATGTCACCGCCTACGACATCAGCGACGAGGCCATCGCCGGTGCTCGCGACCGTTTCGCCAAGCTCGCGGCGACCTATCGCATCGAAGTGCCGGGCGGTGATAGCAAGGCCGAGAAGACCGAGGCGGGCATTGTCCTGACCACGGATCTGGCCGCGGCGGTGCAGGATGCCGACCTCGTGATCGAGGCGGTGCCGGAGGTGCTCACCATCAAGGAGCAGACCTACCGGCAGCTGGGCGAACTCGCGCCGGCGAAGACGATCTTCGCCACCAATTCGTCCACCCTGCTGCCCAGCGATATCAAGGACTACACCGGCCGCCCCGACAAATTCCTCGCACTGCACTTCGCGAATCTGGTGTGGCGGTACAACACCGCCGAGGTGATGGGCACGCCCGAGACCGATCCGCAGGTCTTTCGGGCGGTCGTCGAGTTCGCCGTCGGGATCGGCATGGAGCCGATCGAATTGCACAAGGAGAAGGCGGGTTACGTCCTCAATTCACTGCTCGTGCCGCTGCTCAACGCGGCCATGGCGCTCGGCGCGGGCGGATTCGCCGAACCGGAGGCGGTCGACAAAACCTGGCGGATCGGCACCGGCGCACCGGTCGGCCCATTCCAGATGCTCGACGTCATCGGCCTGACCACCCCCTACAACATCCTGGTCAACAGTGCGGAGGGGCAGGAACTCGCGACCTGGCTCAAGACCAACTACATCGATAAGGGCAAGCTCGGCATCGCCACCGGGGAGGGTTTCTACAAGTACTCCGAATAG
- a CDS encoding AI-2E family transporter codes for MAPPGCLPCQTDGVSEQDGTEKNRPPTRDRGDAIGAGLIWLAKWSLCIVAIAAGAWVLGTVVAALWVVVLPIALALIIATVLWPPTRWLTAHGFRPGAAATVSLLGFIGVLAGVIALIVPSVVDQAPELADKSTAGVNKVRDWLHGPPLRIRDEQLQAAVDAITQRLKSSSEQIASGVFTGVTTATSTLVTLFLVLVLAFFFIKDGPRLLPWLHAVLGSRGGRHLEELLNRIWSTLGGFIRVQALVSLIDAVFIGAGLVILHVPLALVLAVITFIGGFVPMVGAFVAGALAVLVALVGNGVTTALIVLGIIIAVQQLEGNVLQPVLQGRTMKLHAVVVLVSITAGASLYGVVGAFLAVPVAAVIAVVARYLGEQIDVVTAPPDESPEPEPAPE; via the coding sequence ATGGCACCGCCCGGCTGTCTCCCGTGCCAGACTGACGGCGTGAGTGAGCAGGACGGCACCGAGAAGAATCGACCACCGACCCGCGACCGCGGCGACGCGATCGGCGCCGGACTCATCTGGCTGGCCAAATGGTCGCTGTGCATTGTGGCGATCGCTGCGGGCGCGTGGGTGCTCGGCACCGTCGTCGCCGCCCTGTGGGTGGTCGTGCTGCCGATCGCGCTGGCGCTGATCATCGCGACAGTATTGTGGCCGCCGACCCGCTGGCTCACCGCGCACGGCTTTCGGCCGGGCGCTGCGGCAACGGTCAGTCTGCTCGGATTCATCGGAGTCCTCGCGGGTGTCATCGCCCTGATCGTTCCGTCGGTCGTGGACCAGGCCCCGGAGCTGGCCGACAAATCCACCGCGGGTGTCAACAAGGTGCGGGATTGGCTGCACGGTCCGCCGCTGCGCATACGCGACGAGCAGTTGCAAGCGGCGGTGGACGCGATCACGCAGCGGCTGAAGTCCAGTTCGGAACAGATCGCCTCGGGCGTCTTCACCGGCGTGACCACCGCGACCTCCACGCTGGTGACGCTGTTCCTGGTGCTGGTACTGGCGTTTTTCTTCATCAAGGACGGTCCACGGCTGCTGCCGTGGCTGCATGCCGTACTCGGCAGTCGCGGCGGCAGGCACCTCGAGGAGCTGCTGAATCGGATCTGGTCCACCCTCGGCGGGTTCATCCGCGTCCAGGCGCTGGTGAGTCTGATCGACGCGGTGTTCATCGGCGCCGGACTGGTGATCCTGCATGTCCCATTGGCACTCGTACTCGCGGTGATCACCTTCATAGGCGGTTTCGTGCCGATGGTCGGCGCATTCGTCGCCGGGGCGCTGGCGGTGCTCGTGGCACTGGTCGGCAATGGCGTCACCACCGCGCTGATCGTGCTCGGTATCATCATCGCCGTCCAGCAATTGGAAGGCAATGTGCTGCAACCGGTTTTGCAGGGCCGCACCATGAAATTGCATGCCGTGGTGGTCCTGGTCTCGATCACCGCGGGCGCCTCGCTCTACGGCGTCGTCGGCGCCTTCCTCGCGGTACCGGTAGCGGCCGTCATCGCGGTGGTGGCTCGCTACCTCGGCGAGCAGATCGACGTCGTCACCGCACCACCCGACGAATCCCCCGAACCCGAGCCCGCGCCGGAATAG
- a CDS encoding phosphatase PAP2 family protein, which produces MLIQGAQERSVAPAGEVGTARPWRTRLIWGSIAVAVVVLIAGQLMAVHINALGPLTSLSWDYVGRPKSATTPWAGFLLALIGVSWNVRVRALAAAVGIDVVFVIIRAIEGRLFTVGNGPTIVLTALAVIAAVRWTGARRETALRTIALGALLILATKVGEIWLDITAWACPTVLDPYAELADHALGNPSWLVGQALDAAGPVPLGVVRWVYFELPVAAIVVAAWQLRGVTAGIWPRHYLVRTFLTLGVVGPLFYVVFPVVGPVLAFGPEGQGFELADVWPNIVPALPSSVDSMPFDGITPRNCMPSLHTAWALSLFIHSRRGPLWLRWGGAFWLVCTLVATLGLGAHYGVDLVAGAALCLTVESVLRDPDRGWDRGRAQMVAFGIATFAGVLLCVRFFALPMANYPLPFGVAILGVFAALAFTFYRTWFAAKDSVKVDPLSPAQRADDGTARLSPVPD; this is translated from the coding sequence ATGTTGATTCAGGGCGCGCAGGAGAGATCGGTTGCACCTGCGGGGGAAGTGGGGACTGCGCGTCCGTGGCGAACTCGGTTGATCTGGGGCAGTATCGCGGTCGCGGTGGTGGTGTTGATCGCAGGGCAGTTGATGGCCGTGCATATCAATGCGCTCGGGCCGCTGACCAGTCTTTCTTGGGATTATGTCGGGCGGCCCAAATCGGCGACCACGCCGTGGGCCGGGTTTCTGCTGGCGTTGATCGGTGTCTCCTGGAATGTGCGGGTGCGCGCGCTGGCGGCCGCGGTCGGCATCGATGTGGTCTTCGTGATCATTCGCGCGATCGAGGGGCGATTGTTCACGGTCGGCAACGGTCCGACCATTGTGCTCACCGCGCTGGCGGTGATCGCCGCCGTGCGCTGGACCGGTGCGCGGCGCGAAACCGCGCTGCGCACAATCGCTCTCGGTGCGCTGCTGATTCTGGCGACGAAGGTCGGCGAGATCTGGCTCGACATCACCGCATGGGCCTGCCCGACCGTGCTGGATCCCTATGCGGAACTGGCCGATCACGCGCTCGGCAATCCGTCGTGGCTCGTCGGACAGGCACTCGACGCAGCGGGACCGGTACCGCTGGGTGTGGTGCGTTGGGTGTATTTCGAACTGCCGGTCGCGGCCATTGTGGTCGCGGCGTGGCAACTGCGCGGCGTCACCGCGGGTATATGGCCGCGGCACTATCTGGTGCGCACATTCTTGACCCTCGGTGTGGTCGGCCCGCTGTTCTATGTGGTCTTCCCGGTGGTCGGGCCGGTGCTCGCGTTCGGCCCGGAGGGGCAGGGTTTCGAACTCGCCGATGTCTGGCCGAATATCGTTCCGGCACTGCCGTCCTCGGTCGATTCGATGCCCTTCGACGGCATCACACCGCGTAACTGCATGCCGTCACTGCATACGGCGTGGGCGCTGTCGCTGTTCATCCACTCTCGGCGCGGGCCGCTCTGGTTGCGCTGGGGTGGTGCGTTCTGGCTGGTCTGCACCCTCGTCGCGACGCTGGGCCTCGGGGCGCATTACGGCGTCGACCTCGTCGCGGGCGCGGCGCTGTGCTTGACCGTCGAATCCGTCCTGCGCGATCCGGACCGGGGTTGGGACCGCGGTCGCGCCCAGATGGTGGCCTTCGGTATCGCAACCTTCGCAGGGGTGCTGCTGTGCGTGCGCTTCTTCGCACTGCCGATGGCGAACTACCCGCTCCCGTTCGGCGTCGCGATTCTTGGTGTCTTCGCCGCACTGGCGTTCACCTTCTACCGGACTTGGTTCGCCGCAAAAGACTCGGTAAAGGTTGACCCGCTGAGTCCTGCGCAGCGTGCCGATGATGGCACCGCCCGGCTGTCTCCCGTGCCAGACTGA
- a CDS encoding universal stress protein, whose product MSTNMNPPVLVGFDGSDAAAEAVRWAAVDAVHHRARLHIVYGIGAPMDFGPGIAFDQIDYDAYRAAGAAAVTTAHAYATAAAEPIGELEITTFVVDAPPIPVLLDRSKDARMLVVGTRGLGAFRRGLLGSVSTAVARHAHCPVAVIPEPQDYEADRLLGPVLVGVDGSPGSAHAIEVAFDQAAHRTVGLRAVLTWSEFNRYISREEMQQEAEALLSESLAGYAEKYPDLEVERVVVEDRPARCLLAEAEYAQLIVLGSRGRGGFAGMTLGSVSQAVLHATDCPLIIARP is encoded by the coding sequence ATGTCCACCAATATGAATCCCCCTGTACTCGTCGGCTTCGACGGCTCCGACGCCGCCGCCGAGGCGGTGCGCTGGGCCGCGGTCGACGCCGTCCACCACCGCGCGCGCCTGCATATCGTGTACGGCATCGGCGCCCCGATGGACTTCGGCCCCGGAATAGCCTTCGACCAAATCGATTACGACGCCTATCGAGCGGCCGGTGCCGCCGCCGTCACCACTGCCCACGCCTACGCGACCGCGGCGGCCGAACCCATCGGCGAACTGGAAATCACGACCTTCGTGGTCGACGCACCGCCGATTCCGGTTCTACTCGACCGCTCCAAGGATGCGCGCATGCTCGTCGTCGGCACCCGCGGTCTGGGCGCCTTCCGCCGTGGCCTGCTCGGCTCGGTGAGCACCGCCGTCGCAAGGCACGCGCACTGTCCGGTCGCCGTCATTCCCGAACCCCAAGACTACGAAGCCGATCGGCTGCTCGGACCGGTGCTCGTCGGTGTCGACGGCTCCCCCGGCTCCGCCCACGCCATCGAGGTCGCCTTCGACCAGGCCGCCCATCGCACGGTCGGACTGCGCGCGGTACTCACCTGGTCCGAATTCAACCGCTACATCTCCCGCGAGGAGATGCAGCAAGAGGCCGAGGCGTTGCTCTCCGAGAGCCTGGCCGGCTATGCGGAAAAGTATCCGGACTTGGAGGTCGAGCGCGTGGTCGTCGAGGATCGACCGGCCAGATGCCTACTCGCCGAGGCAGAATACGCCCAACTGATCGTCCTGGGCAGCCGCGGCCGTGGCGGTTTCGCGGGCATGACCCTCGGCTCGGTCAGCCAGGCCGTCCTACACGCCACCGACTGCCCCCTCATCATCGCGCGACCCTGA
- a CDS encoding universal stress protein — protein MTAQHRDEPHRLASAEVVVGTDGSEAADLAVRWAAETASQRRRRLRIVHGLDLAAAGSVYGMYDVIMPPVIDAIRREGADVLRTARRLAHQVDPALTVETELSEANPAHLLIELSEAAHLVAIGTAGSGGTLSYLGSTLLAVASHGRGAIVVVRDTGTGTGTGTGTGTGTEQQTRRVGPVVLGIDGGPVSTAAVGAAFAEASERRTRLVAVHAWSDLYFDRIAGLPYAVCDHDAETAGQAILAEQLAGWQEKYPDVQVIRKVYLSGPRQALREWSRSAQLLVVGSRGRGGFRGLLLGSTSDALVQTAHCPVMVVRPQ, from the coding sequence ATGACCGCCCAGCACCGCGATGAACCACACCGGCTGGCGTCGGCCGAAGTAGTCGTCGGAACCGACGGCTCCGAGGCGGCCGATCTCGCCGTCCGTTGGGCCGCCGAGACCGCCTCCCAGCGGCGCCGGCGCCTGCGCATCGTGCACGGTCTCGACCTCGCGGCGGCGGGGTCGGTCTACGGGATGTACGACGTGATCATGCCGCCGGTGATCGATGCGATCCGCCGCGAAGGCGCGGACGTGCTGCGCACGGCACGCCGACTCGCCCATCAGGTCGATCCGGCCCTGACCGTGGAAACCGAACTCTCCGAAGCCAATCCCGCACATCTGTTGATCGAGCTGTCCGAGGCGGCGCATCTGGTCGCGATCGGCACAGCGGGTTCCGGCGGCACCCTGAGCTATCTCGGATCGACGCTGCTCGCGGTCGCAAGCCATGGCCGCGGTGCGATCGTGGTCGTGCGTGACACCGGCACCGGCACCGGCACCGGCACCGGCACCGGCACCGGCACCGAACAGCAGACCCGACGTGTCGGCCCGGTTGTGCTCGGTATCGACGGCGGACCGGTCAGCACGGCCGCCGTCGGCGCCGCGTTCGCCGAAGCCAGCGAACGCAGAACCCGACTCGTCGCCGTCCACGCTTGGAGCGACCTGTATTTCGACCGCATCGCCGGCCTCCCCTACGCCGTCTGCGATCACGACGCCGAGACCGCCGGACAGGCGATCCTGGCCGAGCAGCTCGCCGGCTGGCAGGAGAAGTATCCGGACGTGCAGGTCATCCGCAAGGTGTACCTGTCGGGTCCGCGGCAGGCACTGCGCGAATGGTCGCGGTCGGCGCAGCTGCTCGTGGTCGGTAGCCGGGGGCGCGGCGGATTCCGCGGACTGCTGCTCGGCTCCACCAGCGACGCGCTGGTCCAGACCGCGCACTGTCCGGTCATGGTCGTCCGCCCGCAGTAG